The DNA window tttcttttaagtAGTCAATCACACTGTAAATTAAtctctttttttccttttaagtagtaaaaatttgattttttttttcttgtaatCCTTTTTCTATTGCCGCTTAGTAATATTCGACATTGCGTTTGTAATATTCGATGAGACGTAAACAATTTTTAGTATCACGTTAACACATAATGAAataagaattaaaaaaaaaaaaaaaaaggaacaaTCCATCTTGGAAGACGAAGACCGAACTTcgacaattaaaataaaatagatttCTTGTGAGACGTTCTCATAGATTTTTTTCGCGAGACGGGTCAACTATGTCcatttttacaataaaaagtaatacttttgagatgaaaattaatttttttcatgggtgacttaAAAAGAGATCtgtttaacaaaattaatcagTGAGGACCGTTTCATGAGAGttttagtatttaaaatatcaaattaaaATATGCCAACATATAGAGTAAATTTGACTATTTTCCCATGATCATATGTAATTTTTTCTgagttgaaataaaaaattagatATTTTGATGAGGTGAGAGTCACACAAGTAGGGTGTCAAAATCTGACACATCTCGACAACCCAATCTGGTTCACCCCGAAAAAATCAGGTTTGGATTGAGAGTTTTCGGGTTCATGTCAGATTGAGTTGAGCTCGATATGTAACCCGAAAAAGTAATCGTCTTTGGGTTGGATACGGGTTGacccaaaaatttaaattttttatataaataatatatatttcctacatttttatatgttgtatgtttgaaaaaaaaattatatatttatatcgtaaattttaataatttagtaTTTATTGTGTacatcttttattttttaaaaatattgtttatttgatttagtaaatatacttttaattttctaccattagaatttcaattttaaatcatttatgagatattttgttatcatgtgtttaaattaaaatattattattatttaattttaaaaaatgtaaaaaaaaaatcaagatcaGTTTGAGTCGGGTTGGTCGGGTTCGGGTCCATCCTGAACAACTTTTTAATGCTATTATGCATCAACACAATCCGAACCCACCCAAATCAACACCCCTACACACAAGTAGGTAAAATATATCTCGCTTCCTTAGTTAGCATATTACTATTTTTTCCATAAGTCGTGATACGATATTTTAAacaaatttgatattatatgtaaTCTAAAaacaactgatgtttcaattGTAATGTGCAAATTACAATTTCTTATCATATtcaataaaaatgtattttatttattttaaattgaaatttcTCTCCTATCCAATTTATTGTTTTAGAAATCAATTAATTAGCTGAGACGTGttttcatatttaaataatCTATTGAAGTTCCAAACACTCGATTTCTTTGGGTGATTTTGGATACACAAGTAgtagtttaaaaaaaaacatttaaatgagTTCAGCTTTTTAAAGAGTTTTAATGAAAATGTTTTGGTGTTTTGATAAATGTTGAAAacaattttgtttttaattttaaatagaaGTAGAAACAAAAGTCAAAAACCCAGAAATTCTAGATTCTGataacatattttttaaaaacaatttttgTAACCAACAACATGTTTGTTTACTAAGAGtaagtttcttgtgagacggtcttacgaatctttatctgtgagacgggtcaaccctatcgatattcacaataaaaagtaatactcttaacataagaaataatattttttcatggatgacccaaataatagatTCGACCCACGAAATTGATCtgttagaccgtctcacaagagtttttgtaTTTTACTAAATacacttttaaaaaataaatgtttaTAGTATGTTATCTTCTCCAACAAAAGAAACTCTTTTCTATTCCTTAGTTAGGAAATTGATggatataatatggtttttagaGATACAATATTAGGTTTGCAAAGAACTGATCAATCAGATATCAAATTTAGTCAAAAATCAATTGTTCATCATATAGATGTTGGCATTAAGCCAAGGTTAAAAGTAATTAATGCGGCTACAATCAAAAACGAAATACATCAATCTTTTTAGATCACAAAACGGAATCTCGAAAAAATCATTATGATCGTTGAAGAAGTTGTAATATAAAAGAGATCATTTGAAGATCTCCAAATAGAGGAAGAGGACGATCGAGAACACGAAGAAGGTCTATCAACATTCTTAAAGAATGTACCAaagttatcaaattttttatggatgttcaatCTCTAGAAAAGAGATACGTCCAGATTAATGTTCATACCAATGTCACATTAATCAATATTCACGGTTAGAGGGAACAATTTAAAAAATACCAATAAATTTATATGTAATCAATTTAGACGCACTTAAAATATGTGCACTATGTATTTAAGAATATTAAGTGTGTGATATTTGTTAggttataaataaaaatttgaataatttatatataatcatattttttttcattaatgttGTGTTTTAAATGTGAAGGCTTATTTTTTCTACGCATTAATAGTTTCAATCTAATATATCATCTAACATGTAAactaagagtgagtctcatgtgagaccgtctcacggatcttaatccgtgagacgggtcaaccctacccatattcacaataaaaagtaatactcttgataaaaaataatacttttgtatgggtgacccaaataagagatccgtctcacaaatacgacccgtgaaactgtctcacacaagtttttgcgtAAACTAAATATTTGGTTGTTGAAAAAGAGGTTTCTTTGATTGGGGTTAGGTATACTAAAAATAATGTTTGGTACAATCAACAATtgtgctttttttttttgtacaatCTAGCTTTGTGTTTTAATTGTCAATTTTAGGtggaattttgaaggaaagttaAAGTCTCAAATGTGATttatatttttctaaaaatgaatgCTTTTGGTGGTTGAGCACCACATTAGCTATATACACAAAAATTCTTGAAATTGTTTCATttgtcaattttatgagacagatctcttactCGACCAGACATATAAcaaatattagtttttatgtcaaatatatGGATCCCGATCCCCTGCTGTGCACAGCATCATGCTGTGCACTGcttgacttttttttttatttgttttttaatttttcttttttcttttctctttttttccCTCTCTTTTCCTACTTTTTTTtccctccatttttctctcttccACAAACATTAATCACACACTTTTATATGAAAATAGTATAAACATTTGTTTTCATCTCGTCTTCTTTTTCTCGTTTTTCATCtcactcaattttattattattttttttgcagGAAATACTATAACATACAAGGTtcgattttttcttcttttaaatgtctaattttttttctaattgtTTAGCtatctatttttttatttgattttgttgGTTTCTATTTTTATGTTGCTATTGATCTGAAATAAGCCAAAAATTTTATTGATACTTTCAGATTCTTGATGGATTATAATTCAAATATCGAATTCAAGCCTAAGATTGGTATGGAATTTGATAGTCTAGACGAGTCTTGGAAGTTTTGGGTTGAATATGGTGGGAAAACTGGATTTGGAGTTAGGAAGCATTATTTCAACAAGAACAAGAACAACGGATTTATAACTTCGTATAAATATGTTTGTTGCAAGGAGGGTGTTCGTAAAAATGACAAAAGAGAATCATCGACACTCAATCCTCGGCTTGAGACTCGAACAAATTGTAAAGTAAGAATGGGTGTCACATTTGTGGATAATAAATATAAAGTTAATGAGTTTATCGAAGAGCATAATCACTCACTCCATATTCAAGAAACAATTCATATGTTGTCTTCCCAACGTAAAATTACAGAAGTTCAAGCCTATGAGATTGATTTGGCAGAGGATGTTGGGCTtaaacaaaaatcaaattttcagTTGATGAGTAAGCATGCAGGGGGAATAGATGGTCTTGGTTATACAAGGTTGGATGCTAAAAATTATATTCGATCCAAAAGACAAAGAAGTATGGTATATGGGGAAGTTGGTTGTCTGATGCGATATTTTCAACAACAATTATCTAAAAATCCATCATTTTACCATGCTAATCAGATGGATGTGGAGGAACATATAACAAATGTTTTTTGGGCTGATGCGAGAATGCTAATCGACTATGAGTATTTTGGTGATGTTGTGTCACTAGATACCACGTATTGTACGAACCGTGCATACCGACCACTTGCTATCTTCTCAGGTTTCAATCATCATAGAGGAGCAGTGATTTTTGGTGCAGCACTTTTGTATGATGAGACTGCTTCATCATTTAAATGGTTGTTCGAAACTTTTTTAGAGGCACACAAGCAAAAAAAGCCTCTCACTATCTTCACTGATCAGGATCAAGCTATGGCAAAGGCCTTACAAGAGGTGATGCCTGAGGTATTTCATGGATTGTGCACATGGCATTTGATGCAAAATGGTATCAAACACTTGGGAAACTTGATGAAAGATGGTTCTCATTTCTTAACTGATTTTAAGAGATGCATGTATGGCATTGACGATGAGACCCGATTCGAGGAGGCTTGGAGTGTTCTACTAGTACAATATAATATTCAAGAAAACACATGGCTGCAATCCACTTACAATATAAAGGAGAAATGGGCAGCTTGTTACTTGAACAAGGCTTTCACACTTGGTATGAGAAGCACACAACTCAGTGAAAGTGTCAATTCTGATGTCAAGAGTTGTATGAAACCCGACTTAGATATAATGCAATTTTTTAAGCACTTCGAACAGGTCTTGGAGGAAAAGCGGTACAATGAGCTAAGATGTGAATTTGAGACACGTCAAAAATTACCGAGATTAAAGCTAGAGAGTTCTCCTATGTTGCGTCAACTTTCTGAAATTTATACCCTCACTATCTTTCATCTATTTCAAGTAGAGTTTGTTTTGTTCGCAGCTGcttacataaaatataaaaatgaaacTCAACCATTATTTGAATATGTTGTCGGGCGAATTGATAAAGAAGGAGAATGGAGGGTGACATTTAATCCTAGCACAAAGATGATTTCATGTAGTTGCCGAAAATTCGAGATGACTGGATTATTGTGTTGTCATGCTGTGAAAGTATATGATGTGCAGGACGTAAAAAAACTGCCAGAGCATTATATCTTGAATAGATGGACGAGAAAAGCTAGGAGTGGAGTGGTACACGATTGTATGGGCAATGAAGTCGAAGAAGATCCCAAACGAGAAAGTACAGAACGATATAGAAAACTTTGTATGATGCTCGTAAGACTGGCAACCGAAGCCTCCGTCCACCAATCAACTTTCTCTTTGGTGCATAATTCGGTATGTGATCTAACCAAGCAAGTCATGGAAATGCGTTTGACTGAAGTGAGCCAAGACAATAATAGTGGTGTCAGGACATCATCGATAGGACCTTCTATGATACAAGCAAAAGGATTCAAGAAAAGAAATGGTGTGAAAAAGTCAAGAAGGTTGAAGAGTTGGGTAGAACTTCAAGCAAAACGAAGAAAAACAAATTTGAGAGTCGAGGTAAATTAACTTATATTAATacttttttgaaataaaaattatcTAGATTTCTTATTTTTACAATCATTGTAGGACATCGGAACACATGATGAATTACCTGTATCTTGTTCAGCACCTCCGGTACCTCATGCATGTCTTCAAACAACTGGAGGTCAATTCAATTTCACTGAATTATTAATGGTATGAACTTTAATGatatttagaaattttttaattggtAAAAATTTTAagccaaaaaaatattaattcttATATGGTAAAAttgattttataatatttattcttatttaatGTAGGCACAATTTGATCATCCTCACCATTCTCTTGAAGCCATGGATTTCAATGGAGATATATCCAATAATGCTCTTGAGTAGTTTTTTATTTAAAGAATAGCCGATTAACATTGTTAGTTGATATTAAGTTTAAAAATGtatgaattatttattttttatggaaatgtggtgttgaattttagtttttgatattacatgatgaaaatgttctaaattttaatttaagcattaacatgttaatagttttatattgttaaaaattttgttcattagaaaaaaattaataatactcATCAAATTCGAAAAAAATGATACGATTTTTCACAcgtaaaaatttaatatagtaatttttaattgcaaaattattaatttaacataaaaaaattaaaatgtttatattatttcatataaaattttGTCCAATATTTGTGgaagatgaaaaaaaaaaaggatgaaAATAGAAGGAAAACAATAGAGAATAAGAGAGgaaaaaagagaaaagaaaaaagaaaaattaaaaaacaaataaaaaaaaaaagtcaagcTGTGCACAGCATGATGCTGTGCACAGCAGGGGATCCGGATCCCAAATATATTACTTTTGACTCCAAATATGGATCGGatagacccgtctcacagacaTAAATATGTGATATTGTCTCACAAGATACATACTTGTAGTTATTTGTAACCTCTTATTTGAAAGTTTGTATCTATTTATAATCATTAAAAGTCGAAAACTATACATTTGTATGTGTAAAAagttaaacataaaaaaaattcttattaGAAGGTCTCACAGATCAATTTTATTAGACGAATCTTCTATCTGACCTAACCCataaaaatgttaattttatgtcaaaaatattatttatttatccgAATATAGATCGAGTATCAATCCGTCTCACATACATAAATTCATCAATCCATGTTGCGTGAGACCTGCACAAAGTTATGTGAGGGGGTCGTTGGGAAAGAGAAGCTCGTTGGGGTCATTATCAATTTGAATATAATGACCTGGTTGAGGTTTCGATTTAAGATTATCCGATACTTTAAGGTTGCATGGAAATATTaagtattaaaattaaaatatattcgaATAAAAATTGAAGTTAAAACGTCAACGTCAATTTTCGAAttggaaaatattattattcattGTTAATATTTTCACGTACGGTGAAACGGTGAATTTCCTTGTCACGATATATTTcgtattttttttacaattttaggTAATAAAATTATACTTCattatatgaaaaatattatatgaATTAAATTATAGTTGAAATACTATCAAAATATTGTCTAATTTCTAATTTTAATGTTGACACGCAATTTTTTcaacatttttaaattttaaaattggcAATGCCTTagcaattttaatttaatattttttataataaaaaattttaaaaaaattataataacaaattttaattttatgaattcAAAGTTGGTAAGGTGCATAGTGAATTATAGAAAACTTGCGACAGGCCCAAACGGACATTCTAAGACCGACACTACATGAAATCCAAATTATGTTAGTGTGATCCAGCCCGATCCTATCTAATATATTTTGTAATTAATTTACTACATTCTTTATATATAAAGATTCTAAATTTTCCATTAAATCATCAAAGAATATTGCAATTTTTTCTCATAGCAACTTGAgcaggtcttttgtgagatgatctcacgaatttttatctgtgagacgggtcaatcctatggatattcacaataaaaagtaatattatttgcataaaaaataatattttttcattgatgacccaaataaaatattcatctcacaaaatacgatccgcgagactgtctcacacaaatttttgcctataGCAAACTTATATACAGTAGCATTTGAAAATGGGTTatatttaaaactttaatttgattaagatttctggtttaaaaaaaatttagtttaaaataaatataaataacaaaTGTATAACATAATATCTTCGTACGATAGCTAATATATATCTTAGAACCAAGtagtaatattttcaaattaaaccaattggaaataaaataaatttcacAGGAGTCGTGAACACGTTATACACTGTTTTAAAAAGCATTCCATTGAACCTCGTTGATTGGTCTTCACGCTTAAGTTTTACGCGGTAGATCCATCGGTGgacaattattttattaaaaaaattaatgttgGGAATGTGTTTAGactagttttaaaaaaattattctatagttaaaattaatttaaaattggtTTGACAACTATGCTATAAAATCTTATAATTTTCGTTTAACTCTTATTTTTTattcatatatttttaaattttttgaaattatagTCATTTTTCTATTTGATCAACGTTGTGACATTtcatttccaaaaaaaaaaaaggttgtGACATTTAAGTGTCATGTCGACGTTGCATCAACATTATAccggaaatttaaaaaaatcgtaAAAAAATCCATCAAATAAAGATAAGGGACAAAAACTAATATTTTATAACCAAAAAAAAATCGTAAAAgacaaatataaattatattttttcccaaaaaattaatttaagaaTCGTTATTACTAAAACCAGTTGATGTTAATTGGTGGCTTTGGATCTTTATTAGTGGTATTTGGTCACCATCAGGCATCATCTCAGAAAGAGAGTTTGTGTTAAACATGGACAATTCTACGAAATTATATATCTATATTGTAAAAAGTTTGCACactttttatgaattttaatcttttaatacaatctatattat is part of the Primulina eburnea isolate SZY01 chromosome 1, ASM2296580v1, whole genome shotgun sequence genome and encodes:
- the LOC140810497 gene encoding protein FAR1-RELATED SEQUENCE 5-like, whose protein sequence is MGVTFVDNKYKVNEFIEEHNHSLHIQETIHMLSSQRKITEVQAYEIDLAEDVGLKQKSNFQLMSKHAGGIDGLGYTRLDAKNYIRSKRQRSMVYGEVGCLMRYFQQQLSKNPSFYHANQMDVEEHITNVFWADARMLIDYEYFGDVVSLDTTYCTNRAYRPLAIFSGFNHHRGAVIFGAALLYDETASSFKWLFETFLEAHKQKKPLTIFTDQDQAMAKALQEVMPEVFHGLCTWHLMQNGIKHLGNLMKDGSHFLTDFKRCMYGIDDETRFEEAWSVLLVQYNIQENTWLQSTYNIKEKWAACYLNKAFTLGMRSTQLSESVNSDVKSCMKPDLDIMQFFKHFEQVLEEKRYNELRCEFETRQKLPRLKLESSPMLRQLSEIYTLTIFHLFQVEFVLFAAAYIKYKNETQPLFEYVVGRIDKEGEWRVTFNPSTKMISCSCRKFEMTGLLCCHAVKVYDVQDVKKLPEHYILNRWTRKARSGVVHDCMGNEVEEDPKRESTERYRKLCMMLVRLATEASVHQSTFSLVHNSVCDLTKQVMEMRLTEVSQDNNSGVRTSSIGPSMIQAKGFKKRNGVKKSRRLKSWVELQAKRRKTNLRVEDIGTHDELPVSCSAPPVPHACLQTTGGQFNFTELLMAQFDHPHHSLEAMDFNGDISNNALE